Proteins from a genomic interval of Lemur catta isolate mLemCat1 chromosome 17, mLemCat1.pri, whole genome shotgun sequence:
- the ZNF335 gene encoding zinc finger protein 335 isoform X4 — MTSPMSSSTLAHSLAAIEALADGPTSTSTCLEPPEEAQGGPSSPAQPPPASDAEELDLQSLEAMMEVVVVQQFKCKMCQYRSSTKATLLRHMRERHFRPAATAAAGKKGRLRKWGTSTKTQEEEGPEEEDDDDIIDAGAIDDLEEDSDYNPAEDEPRGRQLRLQRPSPSTPRPRRRPGRPRKLPRLETSDLPDGVEGEPLVSSQSGQISLEPQDPEAPSSSGPGQLVALGKASRAPVEPGVSQSDAENAAPSCQDEPDVPPRRRGRPSRHFLGKKYRKYYYKSPKPLLRPFLCRICGSRFLSHEDLRFHVSSHEAGDPQLFKCLQCSYRSRRWSSLKEHMFNHVGSKPYKCDECSYTSVYRKDVIRHAAVHSRDRKKRPDPTPKLSSFPCPVCGRVYPMQKRLTQHMKTHSTEKPHMCDKCGKSFKKRYTFKMHLLTHIQAVANRRFKCEFCEFVCEDKKALLNHQLSHVSDKPFKCSFCPYRTFREDFLLSHVAVKHTGAKPFACEYCHFSTRHKKNLRLHVRCRHASSFEEWGRRHPEEPPSRRRPFFSLQQIEELKQQHSAAPAQPPSSPGPPEIPPEAAPFQSPETPPLLCSDTLGGTTIIYQQGAEESAAMATQTALDLLLNMSTQRALGGAALQVAVVKSEDVEAGLASPSGQPSPEDATPQVVTLHVAEPGGSVAAESQLGAPELPQITLAPGPFGGAGYSVITAPPMEEGTSAPGTPYSEEPPGEAAQAVVVSDTLKEAGTHYIMAADGTQLHHIELTADGSISFPSPDALTSGAKWPLLQCGGLPRDGPEPPSPAKTHQVGDPQSSASPPPAASKALGLVVPSSPPSAATAASKKFSCKICAEAFSGRAEMESHKRAHAGPSAFKCPDCPFSAHQWPEVRAHMAQHSSLRPHQCSQCSFASKNKKDLRRHVLTHTKEKPFACHLCGQRFNRNGHLKFHIQRLHSPDGRKSGTPTARTPTRTPTQTIILNSDDETLATLHTALQSSHGVLGPERLQQALGQEHIIVAQEQTVTNQEEATYIQEITTADGQTVQHLVTSDNQVQYIISQDGVQHLLPQEYVVVPEGHHIQVQEGQITHIQYEQGAPFLQESQIQYVPVSPGQQIVTQAQLEAAAHSAVTAVADAAMAQAQGLFGTEEAVPEHIQQLQHQGIEYDVITLTDD; from the exons ATGACATCGCCGATGTCCAGTTCCACCCTGGCCCACAGCCTGGCAGCCATTGAGGCCCTGGCTGATGGTCCCACATCCACATCCACGTGCCTGGAGCCACCTGAGGAGGCACAGGGTGGGCCCAGCTCCCCAGCACAGCCACCCCCGGCCTCTGATGCCGAGGAACTGGACCTGCAGAGCCTAGAGGCCatgatggaggtggtggtggtacAGCAGTTCAAATGTAAGATGTGCCAGTACCGGAGCAGCACCAAGGCCACACTGCTGCGCCACATGCGGGAGCGGCACTTCCGTCCAG cagcaacagcagcagctggCAAAAAGGGGCGTCTGCGGAAGTGGGGCACCTCGACCAAGAcccaggaggaagaggggccAGAGGAGGAAGACGATGATGACATTATAGATGCTGGAGCCATTGATGACCTGGAGG AGGACAGCGACTATAATCCAGCTGAAGATGAGCCCCGGGGCCGCCAGCTGCGGCTCCAGCgtccctcccccagcaccccaaGACCCCGAAGGAGGCCTGGCCGGCCCAGGAAGCTGCCTCGCCTGGAGACCTCAGACCTCCCAGATG GTGTGGAGGGAGAGCCTCTAGTGAGTTCGCAGAGTGGACAGATCTCTCTGGAGCCACAGGATCCCGAAGCTCCTAGCTCCTCAGGCCCAGGACAGCTAGTGGCCCTGGGCAAGGCTAGCAGGGCCCCGGTGGAACCTGGTGTCAGCCAGTCAGATGCAGAGAATGCAGCACCCTCCTGCCAGGATGAGCCTGACGTCCCACCCCGTCGCCGTGGTCGACCCTCTAGGCACTTCTTAGGCAAGAAATACCGCAA GTACTATTACAAGTCACCCAAACCACTTCTGAGGCCCTTCCTGTGCCGCATCTGTGGCTCTCGCTTCCTGTCCCACGAGGACCTGCGCTTCCACGTCAGCTCCCATGAGGCCGGTGACCCCCAGCTCTTCAAGTGCCTGCAGTGCAGCTATCGTTCCCGCCGCTGGTCCTCGCTCAAG GAGCACATGTTCAACCACGTGGGCAGCAAGCCCTACAAGTGTGATGAGTGCAGCTACACCAGTGTCTACCGGAAGGACGTCATCCGGCACGCGGCCGTACACAGCCGGGACCG GAAGAAGAGGCCAGATCCG ACCCCAAAGCTGAGCTCTTTCCCCTGCCCCGTGTGTGGCCGTGTGTACCCCATGCAGAAGAGACTCACACAGCACATGAAGACGCACAGCACTGAGAAGCCCCACATGTGTGATAAG TGTGGAAAGTCCTTTAAGAAGCGCTACACCTTCAAAATGCACCTACTCACGCACATCCAGGCTGTGGCCAACCGCAG GTTCAAGTGTGAGTTCTGCGAGTTTGTTTGTGAGGACAAGAAGGCACTGCTGAACCACCAGCTGTCCCATGTCAGTGATAAGCCCTTCAAATGCAGCTTTTGTCCCTACCGCACCTTCCGAGAGGACTTCCTGCTGTCCCACGTGGCTGTCAAGCACACAG GGGCCAAGCCCTTTGCCTGTGAGTACTGCCACTTCAGCACACGGCACAAGAAGAATCTACGCTTGCACGTACGGTGCAGACATGCAAGCAGCTTCGAGGAATGGGGGCGGCGCCACCCCGAGGAGCCCCCCTCCCGCCGCCGCCCCTTCTTCTCTCTGCAGCAGATCGAGGAGCTGAAGCAGCAGCACAGTGCGGCCCCTGCGCAACCTCCCAGCTCTCCAGGACCTCCTGAG ATACCCCCAGAGGCAGCACCTTTccagtcacctgagacccctccgcTGCTTTGTTCTGACACCCTGGGCGGCACCACCATCATCTACCAGCAAG GAGCTGAGGAGTCAGCTGCGATGGCCACACAGACAGCCTTGGATCTGCTGCTGAACATGAGCACTCAGCGGGCCCTGGGGGGCGCAGCCTTGCAG GTGGCCGTGGTGAAGTCAGAGGACGTGGAAGCAGGGTTAGCATCCCCTAGTGGGCAGCCCTCCCCCGAAGATGCCACACCACAGGTGGTAACCCTCCACGTGGCAGAGCCCGGGGGCAGCGTGGCAGCTGAAAGCCAGCTAGGCGCCCCTGAACTACCACAGATCACCCTGGCACCAGGTCCATTTGGTGGGGCTGGCTACAGTGTCATCACAGCACCTCCTATGGAGGAGGGGACATCAGCTCCTGGCACACCTTACAG CGAGGAGCCCCCGGGGGAGGCAGCCCAGGCTGTGGTTGTGAGTGACACTCTCAAGGAAGCTGGCACCCACTACATAATGGCTGCTGACGGGACCCAGCTGCACCACATCGAG CTGACTGCAGATGGCTCCATCTCCTTCCCGAGTCCGGATGCTTTGACCTCTGGAGCCAAGTGGCCCCTGCTGCAGTGTGGAGGGCTGCCCAGAGATGGCCCTGAGCCCCCATCTCCAGCCAAGACCCACCAGGTGGGGGACccccagagctctgcctccccacctcctgcagcCAGCAAAGCCCTGGGCCTGGTCGTGCCCTCCTCACCACCATCTGCAGCCACTGCAGCATCAAAGAAGTTTTCCTGCAAGATCTGTGCCGAGGCCTTCTCTGGCCGAGCAGAGATGGAGAGTCACAAACGGGCCCATGCCGGGCCCAGTGCCTTCAAGTGCCCTGACTGCCCCTTCAGTGCTCACCAGTGGCCTGAAGTCCGG GCCCACATGGCACAACACTCAAGCCTGCGGCCCCACCAGTGCAGCCAGTGCAGCTTCGCCTCCAAGAACAAGAAGGACCTGCGGCGGCACGTGCTGACACACACCAAGGAGAAGCCTTTCGCGTGCCACCTCTGCGGGCAGCG TTTCAACCGTAACGGGCACCTCAAGTTTCACATCCAGCGGCTGCACAGCCCTGATGGGAGGAAGTCAGGGACCCCTACAGCCCGGACCCCAACCCGGACTCCCACCCAGACCATCATCCTGAACAGTGATGATGAGACGCTGGCCACACTACACA ctgCGCTCCAGTCCAGTCACGGAGTCCTGGGCCCAGAGCGGCTACAGCAGGCACTGGGCCAGGAACACATCATCGTGGCCCAGGAACAGACAGTGACCAATCAG GAGGAAGCCACCTACATCCAAGAGATCACCACAGCAGATGGCCAGACAGTACAGCACCTGGTGACCTCTGACAACCAG GTACAGTACATCATCTCCCAGGACGGTGTCCAGCACCTGCTCCCCCAGGAATACGTCGTTGTCCCTGAGGGCCATCACATCCAG GTTCAGGAGGGCCAGATCACACACATCCAGTATGAACAAGGGGCCCCATTCCTTCAGGAATCCCAG ATCCAGTATGTGCCTGTGTCCCCAGGCCAGCAGATTGTCACACAGGCTCAACTGGAGGCTGCAGCACACTCAGCTGTCACAG CAGTGGCTGACGCTGCCATGGCCCAAGCCCAGGGCCTGTTTGgcacagaggaggcagtgccTGAACACATTCAGCAGCTGCAGCACCAGGGCATCGAGTACGACGTCATCACGCTGACCGATGACTGA
- the ZNF335 gene encoding zinc finger protein 335 isoform X3, with amino-acid sequence MEENEVESSSDAAPRPGRPEEPSESGLGVETSEAVSADSSDAAAAPAQAEADDSGVGQSSDRGSRSQEEVSESSSSTDPLPHGYLPDSSSVSHGPVAGVTGGPPALVHSSALPDPNMLVSDCTASSSDLGSAIDKIIESTIGPDLIQSCITVTSAEDGGAETTRYLILQGPDDGAPMTSPMSSSTLAHSLAAIEALADGPTSTSTCLEPPEEAQGGPSSPAQPPPASDAEELDLQSLEAMMEVVVVQQFKCKMCQYRSSTKATLLRHMRERHFRPATAAAGKKGRLRKWGTSTKTQEEEGPEEEDDDDIIDAGAIDDLEEDSDYNPAEDEPRGRQLRLQRPSPSTPRPRRRPGRPRKLPRLETSDLPDGVEGEPLVSSQSGQISLEPQDPEAPSSSGPGQLVALGKASRAPVEPGVSQSDAENAAPSCQDEPDVPPRRRGRPSRHFLGKKYRKYYYKSPKPLLRPFLCRICGSRFLSHEDLRFHVSSHEAGDPQLFKCLQCSYRSRRWSSLKEHMFNHVGSKPYKCDECSYTSVYRKDVIRHAAVHSRDRKKRPDPTPKLSSFPCPVCGRVYPMQKRLTQHMKTHSTEKPHMCDKCGKSFKKRYTFKMHLLTHIQAVANRRFKCEFCEFVCEDKKALLNHQLSHVSDKPFKCSFCPYRTFREDFLLSHVAVKHTGAKPFACEYCHFSTRHKKNLRLHVRCRHASSFEEWGRRHPEEPPSRRRPFFSLQQIEELKQQHSAAPAQPPSSPGPPEIPPEAAPFQSPETPPLLCSDTLGGTTIIYQQGAEESAAMATQTALDLLLNMSTQRALGGAALQVAVVKSEDVEAGLASPSGQPSPEDATPQVVTLHVAEPGGSVAAESQLGAPELPQITLAPGPFGGAGYSVITAPPMEEGTSAPGTPYSEEPPGEAAQAVVVSDTLKEAGTHYIMAADGTQLHHIELTADGSISFPSPDALTSGAKWPLLQCGGLPRDGPEPPSPAKTHQVGDPQSSASPPPAASKALGLVVPSSPPSAATAASKKFSCKICAEAFSGRAEMESHKRAHAGPSAFKCPDCPFSAHQWPEVRAHMAQHSSLRPHQCSQCSFASKNKKDLRRHVLTHTKEKPFACHLCGQRFNRNGHLKFHIQRLHSPDGRKSGTPTARTPTRTPTQTIILNSDDETLATLHTALQSSHGVLGPERLQQALGQEHIIVAQEQTVTNQEEATYIQEITTADGQTVQHLVTSDNQVQYIISQDGVQHLLPQEYVVVPEGHHIQVQEGQITHIQYEQGAPFLQESQIQYVPVSPGQQIVTQAQLEAAAHSAVTAVADAAMAQAQGLFGTEEAVPEHIQQLQHQGIEYDVITLTDD; translated from the exons ATGGAGGAGAACGAGGTGGAGAGCAGTAGCGACGCGGCCCCTCGGCCTGGCCGGCCAGAGGAGCCTTCTGAGAGCGGCCTGGGTGTGGAGACCTCGGAAGCCGTGTCCGCCGACAGCAGCGACGCGGCGGCCGCCCCGGCGCAGGCAGAGGCTGACGACTCCGGTGTAGGGCAAAGCTCGGACCGCGGCAGCCGCTCTCAG GAGGAGGTGTCCGAGAGCAGCTCAAGCACGGACCCCCTGCCTCATGGCTACCTCCCTGATTCATCGTCTGTGTCCCATGGGCCAGTGGCGGGTGTGACAGGCGGCCCCCCAGCTCTAGTGCACTCCAGCGCACTCCCAGACCCCAACATGCTGGTGTCTGACTGCACGGCTTCCTCCTCGGACTTGGGTTCGGCCATTGACAAGATCATCGAGTCCACCATCGGCCCTGACCTCATCCAGA GCTGCATCACTGTGACCAGTGCTGAGGATGGTGGGGCTGAGACCACGCGGTACCTAATCCTGCAGGGCCCAGATGACG GCGCCCCTATGACATCGCCGATGTCCAGTTCCACCCTGGCCCACAGCCTGGCAGCCATTGAGGCCCTGGCTGATGGTCCCACATCCACATCCACGTGCCTGGAGCCACCTGAGGAGGCACAGGGTGGGCCCAGCTCCCCAGCACAGCCACCCCCGGCCTCTGATGCCGAGGAACTGGACCTGCAGAGCCTAGAGGCCatgatggaggtggtggtggtacAGCAGTTCAAATGTAAGATGTGCCAGTACCGGAGCAGCACCAAGGCCACACTGCTGCGCCACATGCGGGAGCGGCACTTCCGTCCAG caacagcagcagctggCAAAAAGGGGCGTCTGCGGAAGTGGGGCACCTCGACCAAGAcccaggaggaagaggggccAGAGGAGGAAGACGATGATGACATTATAGATGCTGGAGCCATTGATGACCTGGAGG AGGACAGCGACTATAATCCAGCTGAAGATGAGCCCCGGGGCCGCCAGCTGCGGCTCCAGCgtccctcccccagcaccccaaGACCCCGAAGGAGGCCTGGCCGGCCCAGGAAGCTGCCTCGCCTGGAGACCTCAGACCTCCCAGATG GTGTGGAGGGAGAGCCTCTAGTGAGTTCGCAGAGTGGACAGATCTCTCTGGAGCCACAGGATCCCGAAGCTCCTAGCTCCTCAGGCCCAGGACAGCTAGTGGCCCTGGGCAAGGCTAGCAGGGCCCCGGTGGAACCTGGTGTCAGCCAGTCAGATGCAGAGAATGCAGCACCCTCCTGCCAGGATGAGCCTGACGTCCCACCCCGTCGCCGTGGTCGACCCTCTAGGCACTTCTTAGGCAAGAAATACCGCAA GTACTATTACAAGTCACCCAAACCACTTCTGAGGCCCTTCCTGTGCCGCATCTGTGGCTCTCGCTTCCTGTCCCACGAGGACCTGCGCTTCCACGTCAGCTCCCATGAGGCCGGTGACCCCCAGCTCTTCAAGTGCCTGCAGTGCAGCTATCGTTCCCGCCGCTGGTCCTCGCTCAAG GAGCACATGTTCAACCACGTGGGCAGCAAGCCCTACAAGTGTGATGAGTGCAGCTACACCAGTGTCTACCGGAAGGACGTCATCCGGCACGCGGCCGTACACAGCCGGGACCG GAAGAAGAGGCCAGATCCG ACCCCAAAGCTGAGCTCTTTCCCCTGCCCCGTGTGTGGCCGTGTGTACCCCATGCAGAAGAGACTCACACAGCACATGAAGACGCACAGCACTGAGAAGCCCCACATGTGTGATAAG TGTGGAAAGTCCTTTAAGAAGCGCTACACCTTCAAAATGCACCTACTCACGCACATCCAGGCTGTGGCCAACCGCAG GTTCAAGTGTGAGTTCTGCGAGTTTGTTTGTGAGGACAAGAAGGCACTGCTGAACCACCAGCTGTCCCATGTCAGTGATAAGCCCTTCAAATGCAGCTTTTGTCCCTACCGCACCTTCCGAGAGGACTTCCTGCTGTCCCACGTGGCTGTCAAGCACACAG GGGCCAAGCCCTTTGCCTGTGAGTACTGCCACTTCAGCACACGGCACAAGAAGAATCTACGCTTGCACGTACGGTGCAGACATGCAAGCAGCTTCGAGGAATGGGGGCGGCGCCACCCCGAGGAGCCCCCCTCCCGCCGCCGCCCCTTCTTCTCTCTGCAGCAGATCGAGGAGCTGAAGCAGCAGCACAGTGCGGCCCCTGCGCAACCTCCCAGCTCTCCAGGACCTCCTGAG ATACCCCCAGAGGCAGCACCTTTccagtcacctgagacccctccgcTGCTTTGTTCTGACACCCTGGGCGGCACCACCATCATCTACCAGCAAG GAGCTGAGGAGTCAGCTGCGATGGCCACACAGACAGCCTTGGATCTGCTGCTGAACATGAGCACTCAGCGGGCCCTGGGGGGCGCAGCCTTGCAG GTGGCCGTGGTGAAGTCAGAGGACGTGGAAGCAGGGTTAGCATCCCCTAGTGGGCAGCCCTCCCCCGAAGATGCCACACCACAGGTGGTAACCCTCCACGTGGCAGAGCCCGGGGGCAGCGTGGCAGCTGAAAGCCAGCTAGGCGCCCCTGAACTACCACAGATCACCCTGGCACCAGGTCCATTTGGTGGGGCTGGCTACAGTGTCATCACAGCACCTCCTATGGAGGAGGGGACATCAGCTCCTGGCACACCTTACAG CGAGGAGCCCCCGGGGGAGGCAGCCCAGGCTGTGGTTGTGAGTGACACTCTCAAGGAAGCTGGCACCCACTACATAATGGCTGCTGACGGGACCCAGCTGCACCACATCGAG CTGACTGCAGATGGCTCCATCTCCTTCCCGAGTCCGGATGCTTTGACCTCTGGAGCCAAGTGGCCCCTGCTGCAGTGTGGAGGGCTGCCCAGAGATGGCCCTGAGCCCCCATCTCCAGCCAAGACCCACCAGGTGGGGGACccccagagctctgcctccccacctcctgcagcCAGCAAAGCCCTGGGCCTGGTCGTGCCCTCCTCACCACCATCTGCAGCCACTGCAGCATCAAAGAAGTTTTCCTGCAAGATCTGTGCCGAGGCCTTCTCTGGCCGAGCAGAGATGGAGAGTCACAAACGGGCCCATGCCGGGCCCAGTGCCTTCAAGTGCCCTGACTGCCCCTTCAGTGCTCACCAGTGGCCTGAAGTCCGG GCCCACATGGCACAACACTCAAGCCTGCGGCCCCACCAGTGCAGCCAGTGCAGCTTCGCCTCCAAGAACAAGAAGGACCTGCGGCGGCACGTGCTGACACACACCAAGGAGAAGCCTTTCGCGTGCCACCTCTGCGGGCAGCG TTTCAACCGTAACGGGCACCTCAAGTTTCACATCCAGCGGCTGCACAGCCCTGATGGGAGGAAGTCAGGGACCCCTACAGCCCGGACCCCAACCCGGACTCCCACCCAGACCATCATCCTGAACAGTGATGATGAGACGCTGGCCACACTACACA ctgCGCTCCAGTCCAGTCACGGAGTCCTGGGCCCAGAGCGGCTACAGCAGGCACTGGGCCAGGAACACATCATCGTGGCCCAGGAACAGACAGTGACCAATCAG GAGGAAGCCACCTACATCCAAGAGATCACCACAGCAGATGGCCAGACAGTACAGCACCTGGTGACCTCTGACAACCAG GTACAGTACATCATCTCCCAGGACGGTGTCCAGCACCTGCTCCCCCAGGAATACGTCGTTGTCCCTGAGGGCCATCACATCCAG GTTCAGGAGGGCCAGATCACACACATCCAGTATGAACAAGGGGCCCCATTCCTTCAGGAATCCCAG ATCCAGTATGTGCCTGTGTCCCCAGGCCAGCAGATTGTCACACAGGCTCAACTGGAGGCTGCAGCACACTCAGCTGTCACAG CAGTGGCTGACGCTGCCATGGCCCAAGCCCAGGGCCTGTTTGgcacagaggaggcagtgccTGAACACATTCAGCAGCTGCAGCACCAGGGCATCGAGTACGACGTCATCACGCTGACCGATGACTGA